A region from the Falco cherrug isolate bFalChe1 chromosome 17, bFalChe1.pri, whole genome shotgun sequence genome encodes:
- the CBL gene encoding E3 ubiquitin-protein ligase CBL isoform X2, translating to MLAELKGIFPSGLFQGDTFRITKADAAEFWRKAFGEKTIVPWKSFRQALHEVHPISSGLEAMALKSTIDLTCNDYISVFEFDIFTRLFQPWSSLLRNWNSLAVTHPGYMAFLTYDEVKARLQKFIHKPGSYIFRLSCTRLGQWAIGYVTADGNILQTIPHNKPLFQALIDGFREGFYLFPDGRNQNPDLTGLCEPTPQDHIKVTQEQYELYCEMGSTFQLCKICAENDKDVKIEPCGHLMCTSCLTAWQESEGQGCPFCRCEIKGTEPIVVDPFDPRGGGGLSRQGAEGTPSPNYDDDDDDRADDSLFMMKELAGAKVERPPSPFSVAPQATLPPVPPRLDLLQQRVSNPPGASSPGTTSKAAPGTLHKDKPLPIPPTLRDLPPPPPPDRPHAIGTEGRSQRRPLPCTPGDCPSRDKPPPVPSNRQADLWPSRPIPKAPPVALSPADPWAGRELSNRHSLPFSLPSQMDSRADSHRLGSTLSLDNPVSLNTGPTTTSECEHPKIKPSSSANAIYSLAARPLPVPKLPPGEQSESDEDTEYMSPSSLPVVPPGPAVQKPEIKLPLEMTQSLRVLDCDQQADGCTYEAMYNIHSQAASSAFETVNASDEGDLAAATASNGPEESENEEDGYDIPKPPLPVAIARRTLSDISNATSAFSRMSLENDPVTGFSDGSQVPERPPKPLPRRINSERKAGSCQTGGASSGTSASLQLSSEIENLMSQGYSYQDIQKALVIAHNNIEMAKNILREFVSISSPAHVAT from the exons ATGCTGGCAGAACTCAAAGGTATTTTCCCAAGCGGCCTTTTCCAGGGCGACACATTCCGGATCACCAAGGCAGATGCTGCAGAATTTTGGAGAAAGGCTTTTGGTGAAAA GACTATCGTTCCTTGGAAGAGCTTCCGTCAGGCTTTGCATGAAGTGCATCCGATCAGCTCAGGGCTGGAAGCCATGGCCCTGAAGTCAACGATTGACTTGACATGCAATGACtacatttcagtatttgaatTTGATATCTTCACACGGCTTTTTCAG CCATGGTCCTCTCTGCTCAGGAACTGGAATAGCCTAGCGGTGACTCATCCTGGTTATATGGCATTCCTAACATATGATGAAGTGAAAGCCCGGCTTCAGAAATTCATTCACAAACCTGGCAG TTATATTTTCCGATTGAGTTGTACACGACTTGGTCAGTGGGCCATTGGCTATGTCACTGCAGATGGGAACATTCTTCAGACAATCCCCCACAACAAACCTCTTTTTCAAGCACTGATTGATGGCTTCAGGGAAGGCTT TTATTTATTTCCTGATGGCCGGAATCAGAATCCTGACTTGACTGGCTTATGCGAGCCCACACCTCAGGACCACATTAAAGTTACACAG GAGCAATATGAATTGTACTGCGAGATGGGCTCCACCTTTCAGCTGTGTAAAATATGTGCCGAAAATGACAAGGATGTGAAGATTGAACCATGTGGCCATCTGATGTGCACGTCCTGTCTCACTGCGTGGCAG GAATCAGAAGGCCAGGGTTGTCCTTTTTGCCGCTGTGAAATCAAAGGCACGGAGCCAATTGTAGTAGATCCATTTGACcccagaggaggagggggatTATCAAGGCAAGGGGCAGAAGGAACTCCCTCACCCAATTATGACGATGATGATGACGACAGAGCTGATGATTCCCTCTTCATGATGAAAGAACTCGCTGGTGCTAAA GTCGAGCGTCCTCCTTCTCCATTCTCCGTAGCTCCACAGGCCACCCTTCCTCCCGTGCCACCGCGACTGGATCTTTTGCAGCAGCGAGTGTCCAATCCACCTGGAGCTTCCAGTCCTGGGACCACTTCAAAG GCTGCACCTGGTACACTTCACAAGGATAAACCTCTGCCGATCCCACCCACGCTCAGAGACCTCCCGCCGCCACCGCCTCCGGACAGGCCACATGCCATTGGGACTGAAGGTCGATCTCAGAGACGTCCCCTGCCCTGCACGCCAGGAGATTGTCCTTCGAGAGACAAGCCCCCTCCTGTGCCCTCCAACCGTCAGGCGGACCTGTGGCCGTCCAGGCCAATTCCAAAAGCCCCACCTGTGGCTCTCAGCCCCGCTGACCCTTGGGCTGGGAGAGAACTGTCGAACAGGCACTCGCTTCCCTTTTCCTTGCCCTCTCAGATGGACTCCAGGGCTGACAGCCATCGGCTCGGGAGCACGCTCAGCCTGGACAACCCGGTG agcttGAACACTGGTCCAACAACAACCTCAGAGTGTGAACACCCCAAAATTAAACCCTCCTCATCTGCCAATGCGATCTACTCCTTAGCTGCCAG ACCACTGCCTGTACCAAAACTGCCTCCTGGGGAACAGTCTGAAAGCGATGAAGACACTGAATACATGTCGCCATCCTCTCTGCCTGTGGTGCCTCCAGGTCCTGCTGTACAAAAACCAGAGATCAAACTGCCTTTGGAAATGACTCAGAGTTTACG AGTTTTAGACTGCGACCAGCAGGCGGATGGCTGTACGTATGAAGCGATGTACAACATTCACTCCCAAGCAGCATCCTCTGCTTTTGAGACTGTCAACGCTTCTG ATGAAGGGGAtctggcagcagccactgccagcAACGGCCCTGAAGagtcagaaaatgaagaagatgGCTACGATATCCCCAAACCACCATTACCAGTTGCTATTGCTCGTCGCACACTGTCTGATATCTCCAATGCCACATCTGCCTTCAGCCGAATGTCTTTGGAAAATGACCCTGTAACAG GTTTTTCAGATGGCTCTCAAGTTCCAGAAAGGCCACCGAAGCCACTACCACGGAGAATAAATTCTGAGCGGAAAGCGGGGAGCTGCCAAACAGGTGGAGCCAGCAGTGGGACCAGTGCATCACTGCAGCTCTCCAGTGAGATCGAGAATCTGATGAGCCAAGGCTATTCATATCAGGACATTCAGAAAGCACTGGTCATTGCACATAATAATATTGAAATGGCCAAGAATATTCTCCGGGagtttgtttccatttcctCCCCTGCGCATGTGGCCACATAG